The following coding sequences lie in one Rutidosis leptorrhynchoides isolate AG116_Rl617_1_P2 chromosome 6, CSIRO_AGI_Rlap_v1, whole genome shotgun sequence genomic window:
- the LOC139851298 gene encoding diacylglycerol kinase 3-like, with protein MGPSYYPIKKGFVEANADDGLLEIFGFKHGWHASFVMVDLISAKHIAQATEIRFELRGGAWKEAFMQMDGEPWKQPINNEFSTFVDIKRVPFQSVMLNGA; from the exons ATGGGACCCAGTTACTATCCCATCAAG AAAGGGTTTGTTGAGGCTAATGCAGATGATGGTCTGTTAGAAATTTTCGGGTTTAAACATGGATGGCATGCATCTTTTGTTATGGTTGATCTAATTTCAGCTAAACATATCGCCCAG GCTACAGAAATTCGGTTTGAGTTGCGGGGTGGAGCATGGAAAGAAGCTTTTATGCAGATGGATGGGGAACCATGGAAACAACCTATCAACAATGAGTTTTCAACGTTTGTCGATATCAAAAGGGTGCCTTTTCAGTCAGTTATGCTCAACGGAGCGTAA